A region of the Roseobacter denitrificans OCh 114 genome:
AAAGCACCAGAAAGCTGCTGATCCAGAGCCAGACCAGCATCGCAATCACCGCCCCGATGGAGCCATAGACCTCGTTGTAATTGCCGAAATGTGCCACGTAATACGAAAACGCGATGGACAGGGCCGCCCATGACACTGCCGCGAAAACCGACCCCGGCGTCACAAACCGGGTAATCGCGGGGCGTCGGTTCGGTCCGAACCGATAGAGCAGCCCAATCCCCGCAAAGATCACCGCGATCCCGACACCCCAACGCAAAAGATCAATGATCACGGATGTGAACCCGCCCAAGGCAAGAAAGGCCAGAATGACCGGCGCGACCACCAGCGCCAGCAGCGCGATGATCCCGATAGCAACCAGGCTGACGGTCAACAACACCGCGCGCAGATAATGGCGCCACGTACCCCGGCTGTCGGTGGCATAGACCACATTCAACCCATGCATCATCGCACCTACGCCCGCGCGCGCAGACCACAGGGCGACAATCACCGACACAAGGCCGGTCCACCCCAGCGTATCCGAGCTTGTGCTGACAAGCCCCACGATTTGCGCATTGAGAATATCATAGACGTCTTCGGGCATGAGTTCCTGAAGTTCGGCCAGTTGCACGACAACCACTTCGGGGTCGGCAATCAGGCTCAGCACGGCGATCAAGGCCGCCAGCGCCGGGAAAATGGACAGCATCGAATAAAACGCCACGCCAGCCGCGATCAGCGCCAGATTGCTGCGGCCCACCAGCCCGAAGGCAGCAAAAAGCGCTTTGCCCAGCAGACCGATTGAAATCCGTGATGTCATGTCTCTCTTTCCTCTCTGCGTCGCCATCAATCAGGACTGGCAACGCACCTCGCCCAAGAACCTAAAGGGGAAATGCCCTGAATTCTACCGTGGAGTGCGCCTTTTGTCTTTGCGGGTCTCGCAGCGTGGCGTGCCGGTCGGCGCATGATGCACGTTTCAGCGTGGCAAAGGCGGCTTGACGAAACCCCGTTTGCCGCGCAAGCAGGCACGAAAGATATCGCTGCAAGGACCGCAAGATGCCTGAATTCGCCCCCGATCTGATGCAAGACATCCGCAGCCGTTTTGCCCATGTGGACGCCTGCCCCTTTCAGGGCCCGCGCGTCTTTTTCGAAAACGCTGGCGGCGCGCTGACGCTCAATTCGGCGGTTGAGACCTCGGCGAAATTCGCGGCCATTCCCGACAATCAGGGGCGGGACAATCCGGCAGCGCAGGCGCTGGTCAAGATCATCGACCGCGCCAAATCCGATATGGCACTGTTTTTCAGCGCACATGGGGGGCAGTTCTTTGTCGGGGAAAGCGGCACCGAACTGACCTTTCGCCTGATCCGCACGGCGGCGATGGGCAGCGGCGCGGGGTCGATCATCGGGTCCACGGTTGAGCATCCTGCCTCGCGCTCTGCTGCGAGGCATTGGGCGGAACAGGCGGGCAAACCCTATATCTCGGTCCCGCATGACGATGCGACGGGGGCGGTAACACCAGCGGCATATGCGGCGCTGATGACCCCGGATGTCAGGGTCGCGACCATCCTGCACACCTCTCCCGTGACCGGGATTGCAAATGATGTCGCCGGGATCAGCGCAGCCATCCGCGCAGTGGCCCCGGATGCCTTTATCATCGTGGACGGCATTCAGCACGCCAGCCATGGGCGGATTGATATCGCCGGGTACGACATTGATGGCTATGTCATCTCACCCTACAAGGTGTTTTCCCGGCATGGTTATGGCGTGGCATGGGTGTCAGATCGCATGACCGCCCTGCCGCTTGAACAACTGATCGACGGGCCGCGCGCCTCTTGGGAAATGGGCACGCGGGACACCGGGGCCTATGCGACGTTCTCCGATGTGGTGCAGTATTTCGAATGGCTCGGCACGCAGCATACCGACAGCGACGACCGGGAGCAGCGGATCAGGGCCGCAGGCGGCGCGATCCATGCCCATGAACAGGTTTTAACCCACGCGATGCTGCGCGGCACCGGCAATCTGCCCGGCCTTGCGGAACTGCCGGGGGTGACGATCCTTGGCGGAGCGGACAATCCAAGGCGCGAGGGGCTTGTCTGCTTTGCGCTCGACCACGTCCCGGCAGTTGAGATCGTCGAAAAGCTGAACGCGCAGGGCATCCGCACGCATATTCGCAAGGCGGATCACTATTCGGGCAATATCCTTTCGCCGCTGGGGCTGACGTCAGCGGTGCGCGTGTCGCTGTGCCATTACAACACCCTCACCGAGGTCTCGGCCTTTCTGGCCGCCATGAAAGATATCGCTGCTCGGGCCAAGTAGGCTTGCCATTTGAACAGCCACGGCCAAGACTAAGGCCATGCAACCAGACCTCGCCGCAGCCATAGAAAACAGACGAGACGACCTGATCGCCCTCACGCAGGCGCTGATCCGGATCCCGACGCTGAACCCGCCGGGCTGTGAGTATCACACAATCTGCCAGTTGATCGCATCCCGTCTTGAGGCGCGCGGCTTTGCCATCGAGATGATCCGCGCCAGGGGGACACCCGGCGACAGTGACACATACCCAAGGTGGAACGTTGTAGCCCGGCATGATGGGGCCACACAGGGTGAATGCGTGCATTTTAACAGCCATATCGACGTGGTCGAGGTGGGGCAGGGCTGGACCCATGACCCCTTTGCCGGCACGCTGCAGGATGGTCGGATTTATGGCCGCGGTGCTTGTGACATGAAGGGGGGGCTTGCTGCGTCGATCATCGCGGTTGAAGCCTTCATCGACACCTACCCCGATTACGCCGGTGCCATCGAAATTTCAGGCACGGCGGATGAGGAATCGGGTGGATATGGCGGTGTCGCCTATCTTGCAGAGCGGGGGTATTTCGACCCGCAGCGTGTGCAGCATGCGATCATCCCGGAACCTTTGAACAAGGACCGCATCTGCCTTGGGCACCGGGGCGGCTGGTGGGCAGAGATCGAAACCCATGGTGAAATTGCGCATGGCTCCATGCCTTTCCTGGGCGATTGTGCCGTGCGCCATATGGGTGCGGTGCTGTCTGAATTCGAAGACAAGCTGTTCCCCGCCATGGCCCTGCGTCGCACCGATATGCCCGTTGTGCCCGATGGCGCGCGGCAATCCACGATGAACATCAATTCGATCCATGGCGGACAGGCCGAACAGGATGCCGATTTTGACGGGCTGCCCGCGCATTGCGTACCGGACAGTTGCCGCATCGTGATTGACCGCCGTTTCCTGCTGGAAGAACCGCTGGATCAGGTCCGTGCCGAAGTCACCGGCCTGCTTGAAACCCTTAAACAAACACGCCCGGATTTCGAATATACGCTGACCGAGATCAATTCTGTGCTGCCCTCGATGACCGACCGGGACGCGCCGATTGTTCGCGTTGTGGCACAGGCCATCGAAGAGGTGATCGGCAACCCCCCGGACTACGTGGCCTCCCCCGGCACCTATGATCAGAAACACATCGACCGGATCGGCAAGCTGAAAAACTGTATCGCCTATGGGCCGGGTATTCTGGAGCTTGCGCATAAGCCGGATGAATATGTCGGCGTCGATGACATGATCGACAGCGCGCAGGTGATGGCGCAATCGCTGGTCACACTGTTGACGGGCAAGGCCCAGAGCGTCTGACGGTATATCTGAAACATCACGTTACGCTTTGAAATCTTTGATTTCACGCAGCGTTGGCGTGATTGAGGCTTTTCGCATCGCGCTTTAGCGCGCCACCGGCACGTCGATATTGTCGATCAGCCGCACCCCCGCAAGCCAAGCCGCTGCAAAGAGGCGCGCAGGTACGGATGCGTGATCAAGAAGCGACAGCGAAGCACAGGAGCGCAGTTCGAAATAATCCACGTCAGTGAAACCCGCTGCCGTCAACTGCCTGAGTGCTGTGGCTTGCAACGCATCAAAGGGCGCACCCTGTCCCAAGGCCGTGGCAGCCTCCTGCATGATCTCGTGCATGCGCGGCGCCATGGTGCGCGCGCGGTCCGACAACAGCAGATTGCGCGAGGACATGGCGAGGCCGTCTTCTTCGCGGATGGTCGGGCAGCCAACAACTTCAATCGGTATATCCAGATCGCGCGCCATGCGCTGCACAACCATGAGTTGCTGAAAATCCTTTTCCCCAAAGAACGCCTTGTCGGCAGAAGTCTGGGTAAAGAGCTTGGTCACAACGGTCGCAACACCATCGAAATGGCCGGGCCGGTGCGCCCCGCAAAGCACATCCGTCATGCCCGCCACAGAGACATTCGTGCAAAATCCCTCAGGGTAAATCTGACTGACATCAGGCGCATAGACCGCATCGACATCAAATCGGGCCAGCTTGCGGGCATCATCTTCTTCGGTGCGCGGGTAGCTCGCAAGATCAGAGGCCTTGTTGAACTGTTTGGGGTTCACAAAGATCGTCACGATCACCCGGTCGCATGCCGATTTGGCCGCAGCCACGAGGCTGAGGTGCCCGTCGTGCAAGGCACCCATCGTGGGCACGACGCCAATCGTCTCGCCCGCCAAATGCCACTCTCGCGTCGCACTGCGCAACGCGCTCAAGGTTCGCAAGACAGGCACAGTCATCGTTTGGTATTAGCCTTGGGTTCCGCGTCGGCAAAGACATGTTCGGGGGCGGGAAACCTGCGCGCCCGCACATCAGCGGCATAAGCGGCAATCGCCGCCGCGCCCAGATCGCCAAGTTCAGCATAGCGTTTGACGAATTTCGCCTTGAAGGCCGTGAAAAGGCCCAGCATGTCATCCACCACCAGAATTTGCCCGTCACATCCCGCCGATGCGCCAATCCCGATCGTGGGAATGTCGATGCTTGCCGTGATTTCATCTGACAAGCCCTGCGGTGTCTTTTCCAACACGACCGAAAAAGCACCCGCCGCTGCAACGGCCTTGGCATCCTGCATCAACACCTCGGCCTGCGGGCCGCGCCCCTGCACCTTGTAGCCCCCCAAGGTGTTGATGGACTGCGGGGTCAGCCCGATATGCGCCATCACGGGAATGCCACGTTGCACCAGAAACTCAATGGTCTGCGCCATGTGCTGCCCGCCTTCCAGCTTGACCGCACCAGCCCCGGTTTCCCGCATGAGCCGCGCCGCACTTTCAAAGGCTTGCTCGGGGCTTTGTTCGTAGCTGCCGAATGGCATGTCGATCACCATCATCGCACGGCTCAACCCACGCGATACCGCGCGACCGTGGAGGATCATCATCTCCATCGTCACTTCCAACGTCGAAGGCAGCCCATGCAACACCATTCCCAGGCTGTCCCCAACCAGAACGATGTCGCAATGCGCATCCATCATCTGCGCCATCGGGGTGGTGTAAGCCGTCAAACTCACGATAGGTTCGCCGCCTTTGCGGGACTTTATGTCCACAGGCATGGGGGCTGTTTGTCTGGCGGTCGCACTCATCCGCACATCTCCGATTGCATTTGCTGTTCCAATACCAAGGGTTTTGACAGAAATCCACGCACAACAGCGCACAGAACACGGAGTGAGGCATATTTGCGCTGTCATTCAGAGGCGTTGCGATTGATAACGCGCAAACCCCGCCCGAGGAACGGCAGGGTGCTTTCAATTTTCCATTTTAAGTTCTTTATTTTGTACCCGGCTCGATTACCGTCAGTTGCAAGCATACACATGGGGGCCTGATTCCAATGGCGGGTTGGCCGAAATCGTTCACGGAAAAAAAGCGTCGCGCGCGGGGAATCTGTCGCGCCATGCTGCTCGGCATGTCTGCTTCGATGGCCCTTTCGACTCCCGGCTTGGCCGATGACTGGGACTATACGATTACACCCTACATTTGGGCGCCAGCGCTTGATCTGAACCTTGATGTGGGCCCCAATCCACCGATCCGTGGCGATGTATCCATGCTGGGTATTCTGGATGGGGCGCTCTTGCTGCAAGGGCAAGCGCGCCGGGGGCGCTGGTCGTTTCTGGGCGAGTTCAACTATCTCAACCTGTCTGACAACTTTGGCGTTTCATCGACGGACCCGCGTGCCGAATGGCGTCTCAAAGGGACAATGGTATCGCTGGCTGCGGGCTACGCTGTCTATGACAATGCTGACACGCGCATCGAAGCCATCGGCGGCATCCGGGCTTGGGATCTGGAAACATCGACCGAAGTGTCAAATCTGACAGCCTCCAGAACGAGCACATTCGTTGATCCGATGATCGGTATGCGTGTCGAAACACCTTTGGGTCAGGGTTTCAATTTCCACGGCTTGGCCAATATCGGCGGCAGCAACTTTGGGTCTGACCGTCAGGTTGAGGCAATCGCACAGGTCAACTGGCCCTGGACGCAGCGTACCAGCCTGTCTGCCGGTTACCGGTATCTGTCACTGGATTTTGACGAGGATCAGGTTCTGATTGATGCGACAATGGAAGGCCCCTTTATTGCCGTCAGCTTTGATTTCTGACGCAAAGCCGCTGCCGAACTGAACATCACGCAGTTTTACTGGTGAAAAACCAAGCAAACGCGGCAAAATGCCTGTTATTTCCTCAACTATGGCGTGAATACTGTCGTCTTCTGTGATACAATTACGACTAAAGTATGAGCGAGTCGGTAAATCGAGACGCTAACGACTCAGATGCCCGCAAGGGTGGAGATAGTGCGCAATGGGAGAGAGCGATGACTGATCTTGAAATTCAGGCGAGTAAACTTGCTGACCGGGCTGAAAAAGCGACACATGCCGAACGCATGATGCTGCAGCCCCAGATTGACCGCGTTCTGACCACGCTCGCGATGCGCGGTGCCCCTGTGAGCGGGCGTCTGCGCCGCATCAACAACACGCTGAAGGACGAAGCGTTGGACGATATGTTCGACAACATGCCGGTCTGAGGCGCGTCAAACACATGTAACCCGCCCCTGCTGCCCGTCCGATACGGCGGCGCGTTTTGAACTGCGACAACTGGACGTCAATGGTCCAGACGCAAACGGGCCGCCTTGCGCGAAAGCTCTGCCACCCGGTCGGTGATGTCCGATCTCACCGGACCGGGTCGGGGTGCATCACGCAGTGTTGTGAACCAGTGCTCGGGCGGGTTCTTGCCGCGACGGTTGCCCTCAAACCGCAATGCGCGCAACACGGCTTGCGCCTCGGGCGGCAGGCGGTCGGGGATGTCATGCCCGTTGAGCGTCGCCCAAACCCCTGTCCACAGTCGCCCAACCGACCACGGATTGTATCCGCCACCGCCCAGCACGAGCATGCGGGGCGCGATCCCCATCAGCGCCTTGGTTACGGCCCAATGCGCATTGTTGCTCAGGCACAGATGCGCCAACGGGTCTTCTTCGACGCCATCCGCACCGCAGAGCAGCACCACGGCATCCGGTCTGAACGCCTCAACCTGCGGAAGGATCAACCTGTCTCGGATGTAGGCCATTTCAGTATCATTCAGGCCACGCGGCACCGGCAGGTTCAGGCCTGCCCCTCCCGCTGTATCCTCCAGCAGCCCGGTTCTGGGCCAAAGCCCTTCTTCGTGCACCGAGATCATCAGACACTGCGGATCGCCATGAAAACCGGCCGCAACGCCGTCACAATGGTGCGCGTCGATATCCACATAGGCAATGCGCTGCACGCCATTGCGCCGCAGGCTCAGCATGGCGAGCACCGGATCATTCAGATAGCAAAACCCGTTCGCCCGATCCGGCATCCCGTGATGCGTCCCCCCGGGCGGGTTATAGATGATGCCCCCCTCGCGCAGCAATTCGCCCGCCAGCAGTGAGCCCCCCGCCGCCGTCGCAGGTCGTCGAAATATTTCAGGGTAGACGGGATTGGTCACCGTGCCGATATCGTGGCGCTGCGTATCATGCGGAGTTGCTTCCTGCGTCGCCTCAACCCGCTGCAAGGCGGCGATGTAATCTGCCGTGTGCCAGGCCAGAAGCGCTTTGGGCTTGGCCCGGGGTGCGGTGATGAACTGCGCGGGGGGTAGCCAACCCATGGCACGCGACAGATCCATCACGGTGGATACACGCGGCACCCGCAACGGGTGCCAGCGTCCATAGCTCGAGTGTCGAAAAATCTCGGCTCCGATCAGGCGCGGCGCTTTCATCCGCCTCAGCTAACACGCAAATCAGGCTCTGCAAGCCCCCCGAACAGCGTACAGGTCAAAACAACGCGGGCCAAAAGGGCGCAAAACCATCGTTTACCAAACTGAAACGTTAATCGGCGACAAAGACGGCCAAAGCTGCGTCACACCCCTTAGAACCGGCAGCCAAGAAAGGCGGGTCCGATGCGGGATGACATCATCCTGAGTCCCATTACGCAGACACAACACCGCGAGGATGCGCTGGATCTTGCCATGCGCGCCACCGATTATGCCACGCTTGAGGTGGGGCACGCCCCTGATGGCGCGTATATACGTGATTTCTTTACCGCTGTGCCACCGGGGCTCGGACCGGATTGCCTGATGCATTTCGGGGTCATGGAAGGCCCGGCGATGGTGGGCATGATCTGCATCGCCGAAGGGTATGAATTTCCCGATGACTGGTGGATCGGGCTGGTGTTGCTTGACCCTGCGTTTCGGGGACAGGGGGTTGGGCACAAAGTCGTCTCAGACATCAAGACACGGGCGCGCAACCGGCGCATCAATCTGCTCAAGCTGGCGGTTTTGGCAGCAAATCCCCGCGCGCTTAAATTCTGGCATCGCGAAGGGTTTACCCATCACCGCGATGCCCCCGCGACACCACAAAGCGATGGACATGACAGGATCGTGCTGAAATACCAGTTGTAGCTGGAGGAGTATTTCATGCGACTTTCTGGAAAAACCGCCATTATCACCGGGGGCGCATCCGGGTTTGGCGCAGGTATTGCGCGTAGATTCATCGCAGAGGGCTGCCGCGTGATGGTCGCCGATATCAATGGCGACGCCGCCGCGCAGATGGCAATTGAACTGGGTGAAAACGCGGTGGCACAAAAGGTCGATGTGTCAGATGGCGCTTCGGTCGACGCCATGGCCGAGGCTGCGCAAGAGGTGTGGGGGGATGTTGATATCCTGATCAACAATGCGGGCGTCACCCATTTGCCCGCCCCGATGGAAGACGTGAGCGAAAGCGATTTCGACAGGGTTCTGGCTGTTAACGTCAAAGCGGTCTACCTGACCGCCCGGGCCTTTGTCCCGCGTATGAAAGCGCGCGGGCAGGGGGTTATCCTGAATGTCGCCTCCACCGCTGGCGTGTCGCCGCGACCAAATCTGAATTGGTACAATGCTTCCAAGGGCTGGATGATCACCGCGACCAAAACCATGGCAGTCGAACTTGCCCCCAACGGCATCCGCGTGAACGCGCTGAACCCGGTCGCCGGAGAAACGCCGTTGCTGAAAACCTTTCTGGGCGAAGACACACCGGAGATGCGCGAAAAATTCCTGTCCACCATCCCTCTGGGGCGGTTTTCTTCGCCTGAAGACCTTGGCAATGCGGCCTGTTATCTCTGCTCGGATGAGGCCACGATGATCACTGGCGTTGCCTTGGAAGTCGACGGGGGCCGCTGCATATGAAACCGATCAATCTGGCCGAAAAACTGGGGCAGTTCACCTCTCATTGGGACCCGCATGTGGTCGCGCAGTACAACGACAACGACGTCATGGTCGTGCGGTTTCAGGGTGAATTTCCGTTTCACATGCATGCGGACACGGATGATTTCTTTCTGGTGTTGCAGGGCGAGATGACCATGGATCTTGAGGACGCATCCCATGTGGTCAAAGCGGGCGAACTCTTCGTTGTCCCCAGGGGCGTGACGCATCGCCCCCGTGCCGAGGCTGAGTGTCACGTGCTGCTGATCGAACCCAAGGGGGAGCCGAACACCGGCGATCCGGCCACCGCCGCCGCCAAGCCACATATTTGACATGCGGCCCGGCCCGCGCAACCTGATCACGGATGTTGCTGGCCTGCGGGTCGGCAATGCGCAGGATCACAAGCTCAAATCAGGGGCAACAGTGCTGACCGCTGATGCGCCGTTCACCGCGTCCGTGCATGTGATGGGCGGTGCGCCCGGCACCCGCGAAACGGACCTGCTGGCCCCGGATAAATCGGTCGCATCGGTCGATGCGCTGGTGCTGTCCGGCGGCTCTGCCTTTGGTCTTGAGGCCTGCACGGGCGTGGTGGATGGGCTGCGTGCCATGGGTCGCGGGTTTGCCGTTGGGTCCGCTATCGTTCCGATCGTGCCCGGCGCGATCCTGTTCGACCTGATCAATGGCGGGGTCAAGGACTGGAGCACCAACCCCTACCCCGCTTTGGGCCGCCGCGCGCTGGACACCGCAAGCGATACGTTCGAGATCGGCACAGCAGGGGCCGGGACAGGCGCGACCACCGCCACCCTGAAAGGGGGGCTCGGCTCATCTTCCCTCGTGTTGGACAATGGCATTACCGTCGGGGCGCTGGTCGCCGCGAACCCCTTTGGAGCGGTCACGACACCCGGCAGTCGCCATTTCTTTGCCGCGCCTTATGAAATGGGCAACGAATTCGCAGGGCTGGGGCCGGACCCGACAAAGGGGCATGGTTTACCCGTCCGGACGAAAGTGCTGCATGGCACCGGCGCGGGCGCGAACACCACAATCGCGATTGTCGCCACCGATGCGGCCCTCGACAAGGCGCAGTGTCAGCGCATGGCGATCGCCGCGCATGATGGGATGGCGCGCGCGATTGTGCCCAGCCATACGCCCATGGATGGTGATCTGGTTTTCGCCCTATCGACCGGCGGGAAAGCCTTGGCCGACCTTGACATGATCGGCCATGGTGCAGCGCTGTGCCTCACGCGCGCGATTGCCCGCGCTGTTTACGCCGCAACGCCGCAACCGGGTGATCTGCTACCAAGCTGGCACGACCTGCCGATCTCCTAACGCCGCTTTGCGTTCAGGGTGACGACCTTCAGGTCCCGCCCCAGAACGCGGGTGACCTGTTCAACGATGCCCATCGTATCAAGACCGGCATCACGGTACATCTCCGCCGGGGCGGCCTGGTCAATGAAGCGGTCCGGCAGACACATGGTGCGCACCTTGCAGCCCAGATCCAGCAGGCCTTCGGCAGCCATGGATTGCAACACCATTGCGCCAAACCCGGCCATCGCGCCCTGTTCCACAGTGATAAGCGCCTTGTGCGTTTGAACAAGGTTCGCGATCAACGCCATATCCAGCGGCTTGGCAAAACGCGCATCCGCGATGGTGGCATTGATCCCTTCTGCCTCAAGAATGCGGGCCGCCGCCTCGCAATCCGACAGCAATGTGCCAAGCGACAGGATCGCAACCTCGCCATCGCCTTCGCGGATCATGCGCCCTTTGCCGATTTCAAGAACACGGCCCGTTTCAGGCAGCGGCACGCCGGTCCCATTGCCGCGCGGATAGCGAAAGGCAATCGGGCCATCGTTGTGCGCGCCCGCCGTGGCGACCATATGCACAAGCTCTGCCTCATCTGCGGCGGCCATCACCACCATCCCCGGCAAGGCACCGAGATACCCGATGTCGAAAGACCCCGCATGGGTTGCCCCGTCTGCACCGACAAGACCCGCCCGGTCAATGGCAAAGCGCACCGGCAGGCCCTGCAAGGCCACATCATGCACGATCTGATCATAGCCACGCTGCAAAAAGGTCGAGTAAATTGCACAGAACGGTTTCAGCCCCGTCGCCGCCATCGCGGCGGCAAATGTAACACCGTGTTGCTCGGCAATGCCGACGTCGAACACCCGGTTCGGGAACCGTTTGGCCATCCGGTCGACCCCGGTGCCCGAGGGCATCGCCGCCGTCACGGCGACGACGGACGGATCCTCTTCGGCCAGCGTGGTCAGCGCGTCACCGAACACGGCGGTGTAGGACGGCGCATTCGCCTTGGCCTTGGCCTGCACCCCGGTGCCCACGTCGAATTTGCTGACCCCGTGGTATTTGTCTGCTGACCCTTCGGCGGGCGCATAGCCCTTGCCCTTGACAGTACAGCAGTGGATCAGAACCGGGCCGGTTGCGCGCGCCTTGGCCCCGCGCAGAACGCTGAGCAACTGGGCCATGTCATGGCCATCAATCGGCCCGATGTAGTCAAAGCCGAGCTCTTCAAAGAACGTACCGCGATTTTCAAGTCCGGTAACCAGTTCGCGCGCCCGCCGCGCCCCGTCCCGCACCGGTTTCGGGGCAAGCTGCTCCATGCCTTCAGCAATGGCCACAAGACCCCCGAA
Encoded here:
- the dxs gene encoding 1-deoxy-D-xylulose-5-phosphate synthase — translated: MTDTKTPTLDRVAGPADLRSMSDTELRNVADELRAEVVEAVSQTGGHLGSSLGVVELSVAIHAVFDTPRDKLVWDVGHQCYPHKILTGRRKQMPTLRQGGGISGFTKRSESEYDPFGAAHSSTSISAALGFTISRDMGQPTGDAVAVIGDGSISAGMAYEAMNNAGHEGRRMFVILNDNEMSIAPPVGAMSSYLSSLSELSRAGPFGGLVAIAEGMEQLAPKPVRDGARRARELVTGLENRGTFFEELGFDYIGPIDGHDMAQLLSVLRGAKARATGPVLIHCCTVKGKGYAPAEGSADKYHGVSKFDVGTGVQAKAKANAPSYTAVFGDALTTLAEEDPSVVAVTAAMPSGTGVDRMAKRFPNRVFDVGIAEQHGVTFAAAMAATGLKPFCAIYSTFLQRGYDQIVHDVALQGLPVRFAIDRAGLVGADGATHAGSFDIGYLGALPGMVVMAAADEAELVHMVATAGAHNDGPIAFRYPRGNGTGVPLPETGRVLEIGKGRMIREGDGEVAILSLGTLLSDCEAAARILEAEGINATIADARFAKPLDMALIANLVQTHKALITVEQGAMAGFGAMVLQSMAAEGLLDLGCKVRTMCLPDRFIDQAAPAEMYRDAGLDTMGIVEQVTRVLGRDLKVVTLNAKRR